A single region of the Branchiostoma lanceolatum isolate klBraLanc5 chromosome 1, klBraLanc5.hap2, whole genome shotgun sequence genome encodes:
- the LOC136421419 gene encoding kin of IRRE-like protein 3 isoform X1 gives MVTASQKRTRLERCVVVLIFVQNFVLTNKVDAATYRAAPQPTAALLGQTVKLRCSFDDLQIEDVVNWFGPPDFQHISKGRNVHKRYTRYSVVDSNADFGEFNLEIRDVQLEDDGVYRCSTFSAGEAVDARLTVIVPPVEPPEIIPNRRSVAVGQSLHISCRSRGGLPPPKLTWNNGTVPVDDTFVQSRTLDNGEVIQDLTIPAVAKWDNGVNMSCKADQGFQNLVKPRVASLILDVKYSPTVYAVQTLWSVKEGTFTNLTCFVDSNPRTIVRWKKLDGPLPIKGRESNWSFLLTKVSRSDTGIYQCQADNGVGPADSATISLDVLCKNNSNPPTIQKTFDEKVNVLFGKSDFSLECKAEGNPKPHIRWRRTNTNLYFNNPLSFSRSDYQTEGEYECVAESLGFSATVKRTVVDVIGRPAILGGPDTLRTSQGSSFTLLCEVNADPLPESITWSWRSINGQEVVLSRNTFSGLDLTRRTTDMGADGILVIDPVSTSNAGEYICTAQNMFGTDSRGFNVLVEGPPVFVIAVVTGVLVVSIFLTVVAGICIARKWGCVCCKMKTGDVHVPDDNKHPPLPKQTTVIMELEDFAGNIRPERPHWAEKDPYAINISYHHSAMQNPVHADTERRKIYSDENRPQRKQIHGSAYNRGAHHNPVIHSHVGNYRQTKEKRLPVQHDGWADAVDLF, from the exons TTGATGCGGCGACCTACAGGGCGGCCCCTCAGCCCACGGCAGCTCTGCTGGGTCAGACGGTGAAGCTCAGATGTTCTTTTGACGACTTGCAGATAGAAGACGTTGTAAACTGGTTTGGACCGCCCGACTTTCAACACATCTCTAAAGGAAGAAATGTGCATAAACGCTACACAAG ATACTCGGTTGTTGATTCTAACGCGGATTTTGGAGAATTTAACCTAGAGATCCGGGATGTACAACTGGAGGATGACGGGGTTTACAGATGTAGCACCTTCTCCGCCGGAGAGGCCGTTGATGCAAGACTGACAGTCATTG TGCCTCCTGTTGAACCACCAGAGATAATTCCCAACCGCAGATCTGTAGCGGTTGGACAGTCCTTGCACATTAGCTGTCGCTCCAGAGGTGGTCTGCCGCCTCCTAAACTCACCTGGAATAACGGCACAGTTCCTGTAGACGACACATTTGTACAGAGCAGGACATTAGACAATGGAGAGGTCATACAAGACTTAACGATACCTGCTGTTGCTAAGTGGGATAACGGAGTAAATATGTCCTGCAAAGCAGACCAAGGGTTTCAGAATCTGGTGAAACCGCGTGTAGCTTCGTTAATATTAGACGTCAAAT ATTCGCCTACAGTTTATGCTGTCCAGACCCTGTGGAGTGTGAAGGAGGGCACATTCACAAACCTTACCTGTTTTGTTGACAGCAATCCTCGTACCATCGTTAGGTGGAAAAAACTAGATGGTCCTTTGCCAATCAAAGGAAGAGAAAG CAACTGGTCTTTTCTACTGACGAAAGTATCTCGAAGTGACACCGGAATTTACCAGTGCCAAGCAGACAACGGTGTCGGTCCTGCTGACTCAGCCACCATTTCACTGGATGTTTTGTGTAAGAACAATTCAA ATCCTCCGACCATCCAAAAAACCTTTGACGAAAAAGTGAATGTGCTTTTTGGCAAGTCAGACTTTTCTCTGGAATGCAAAGCAGAAGGGAACCCCAAGCCTCACATTAGATGGCGAAGAACGAACACAAACTTGTACTTCAACAATCCTTTAAG TTTTTCCAGATCAGATTACCAGACAGAAGGAGAATACGAATGTGTGGCAGAGAGTCTGGGGTTTTCAGCTACCGTTAAGCGAACCGTCGTTGATGTCATTG GTAGACCAGCCATTCTAGGAGGTCCTGATACTCTACGAACATCGCAGGGAAGTTCTTTCACTCTTCTATGCGAGGTAAATGCCGATCCCCTTCCCGAAAGCATCACGTGGTCTTGGAGAAGTATTAACGGTCAAGAAGTTGTTCTCAGTAGGAATACTTTCAGTGGTCTGGACTTGACCCGCCGGACCACAGATATGGGCGCGGACGGTATACTTGTGATAGACCCTGTCAGTACCAGCAACGCCGGGGAGTACATATGTACAGCACAGAACATGTTTGGAACCGACAGTCGTGGATTTAATGTACTGGTTGAAG GTCCACCTGTATTCGTCATAGCAGTAGTGACAGGAGTTCTTGTTGTGTCTATCTTCCTCACTGTGGTGGCTGGGATCTGCATAGCCAGGAAATGGGGCTGTGTTTGCTGTAAGATGAAAACAG GAGACGTCCACGTACCAGATGACAACAAGCATCCGCCTCTTCCAAAACAAACGACAGTTATAATGGAGCTGGAAGACTTTGCTGGCAACATCAGACCTGAAAGACCACATTGGGCGGAGAAGGACCCCTACGCAATTAACATATCTTACCATC ACTCGGCCATGCAGAACCCAGTACATGCTGACACGGAGAGAAGAAAAATTTACAGCGACGAAAATAGaccacaaagaaaacaaattcaCGGGTCTGCGTACAATAGAGGTGCCCACCACAATCCAGTCATCCATTCACATGTGGGGAACTACAGGCAAACAAAAGAGAAGCGACTCCCCGTGCAGCAC GACGGCTGGGCAGATGCTGTTGACCTCTTTTAG
- the LOC136421419 gene encoding kin of IRRE-like protein 3 isoform X2, with amino-acid sequence MVTASQKRTRLERCVVVLIFVQNFVLTNKVDAATYRAAPQPTAALLGQTVKLRCSFDDLQIEDVVNWFGPPDFQHISKGRNVHKRYTRYSVVDSNADFGEFNLEIRDVQLEDDGVYRCSTFSAGEAVDARLTVIVPPVEPPEIIPNRRSVAVGQSLHISCRSRGGLPPPKLTWNNGTVPVDDTFVQSRTLDNGEVIQDLTIPAVAKWDNGVNMSCKADQGFQNLVKPRVASLILDVKYSPTVYAVQTLWSVKEGTFTNLTCFVDSNPRTIVRWKKLDGPLPIKGRESNWSFLLTKVSRSDTGIYQCQADNGVGPADSATISLDVLYPPTIQKTFDEKVNVLFGKSDFSLECKAEGNPKPHIRWRRTNTNLYFNNPLSFSRSDYQTEGEYECVAESLGFSATVKRTVVDVIGRPAILGGPDTLRTSQGSSFTLLCEVNADPLPESITWSWRSINGQEVVLSRNTFSGLDLTRRTTDMGADGILVIDPVSTSNAGEYICTAQNMFGTDSRGFNVLVEGPPVFVIAVVTGVLVVSIFLTVVAGICIARKWGCVCCKMKTGDVHVPDDNKHPPLPKQTTVIMELEDFAGNIRPERPHWAEKDPYAINISYHHSAMQNPVHADTERRKIYSDENRPQRKQIHGSAYNRGAHHNPVIHSHVGNYRQTKEKRLPVQHDGWADAVDLF; translated from the exons TTGATGCGGCGACCTACAGGGCGGCCCCTCAGCCCACGGCAGCTCTGCTGGGTCAGACGGTGAAGCTCAGATGTTCTTTTGACGACTTGCAGATAGAAGACGTTGTAAACTGGTTTGGACCGCCCGACTTTCAACACATCTCTAAAGGAAGAAATGTGCATAAACGCTACACAAG ATACTCGGTTGTTGATTCTAACGCGGATTTTGGAGAATTTAACCTAGAGATCCGGGATGTACAACTGGAGGATGACGGGGTTTACAGATGTAGCACCTTCTCCGCCGGAGAGGCCGTTGATGCAAGACTGACAGTCATTG TGCCTCCTGTTGAACCACCAGAGATAATTCCCAACCGCAGATCTGTAGCGGTTGGACAGTCCTTGCACATTAGCTGTCGCTCCAGAGGTGGTCTGCCGCCTCCTAAACTCACCTGGAATAACGGCACAGTTCCTGTAGACGACACATTTGTACAGAGCAGGACATTAGACAATGGAGAGGTCATACAAGACTTAACGATACCTGCTGTTGCTAAGTGGGATAACGGAGTAAATATGTCCTGCAAAGCAGACCAAGGGTTTCAGAATCTGGTGAAACCGCGTGTAGCTTCGTTAATATTAGACGTCAAAT ATTCGCCTACAGTTTATGCTGTCCAGACCCTGTGGAGTGTGAAGGAGGGCACATTCACAAACCTTACCTGTTTTGTTGACAGCAATCCTCGTACCATCGTTAGGTGGAAAAAACTAGATGGTCCTTTGCCAATCAAAGGAAGAGAAAG CAACTGGTCTTTTCTACTGACGAAAGTATCTCGAAGTGACACCGGAATTTACCAGTGCCAAGCAGACAACGGTGTCGGTCCTGCTGACTCAGCCACCATTTCACTGGATGTTTTGT ATCCTCCGACCATCCAAAAAACCTTTGACGAAAAAGTGAATGTGCTTTTTGGCAAGTCAGACTTTTCTCTGGAATGCAAAGCAGAAGGGAACCCCAAGCCTCACATTAGATGGCGAAGAACGAACACAAACTTGTACTTCAACAATCCTTTAAG TTTTTCCAGATCAGATTACCAGACAGAAGGAGAATACGAATGTGTGGCAGAGAGTCTGGGGTTTTCAGCTACCGTTAAGCGAACCGTCGTTGATGTCATTG GTAGACCAGCCATTCTAGGAGGTCCTGATACTCTACGAACATCGCAGGGAAGTTCTTTCACTCTTCTATGCGAGGTAAATGCCGATCCCCTTCCCGAAAGCATCACGTGGTCTTGGAGAAGTATTAACGGTCAAGAAGTTGTTCTCAGTAGGAATACTTTCAGTGGTCTGGACTTGACCCGCCGGACCACAGATATGGGCGCGGACGGTATACTTGTGATAGACCCTGTCAGTACCAGCAACGCCGGGGAGTACATATGTACAGCACAGAACATGTTTGGAACCGACAGTCGTGGATTTAATGTACTGGTTGAAG GTCCACCTGTATTCGTCATAGCAGTAGTGACAGGAGTTCTTGTTGTGTCTATCTTCCTCACTGTGGTGGCTGGGATCTGCATAGCCAGGAAATGGGGCTGTGTTTGCTGTAAGATGAAAACAG GAGACGTCCACGTACCAGATGACAACAAGCATCCGCCTCTTCCAAAACAAACGACAGTTATAATGGAGCTGGAAGACTTTGCTGGCAACATCAGACCTGAAAGACCACATTGGGCGGAGAAGGACCCCTACGCAATTAACATATCTTACCATC ACTCGGCCATGCAGAACCCAGTACATGCTGACACGGAGAGAAGAAAAATTTACAGCGACGAAAATAGaccacaaagaaaacaaattcaCGGGTCTGCGTACAATAGAGGTGCCCACCACAATCCAGTCATCCATTCACATGTGGGGAACTACAGGCAAACAAAAGAGAAGCGACTCCCCGTGCAGCAC GACGGCTGGGCAGATGCTGTTGACCTCTTTTAG